Proteins from a genomic interval of Tenacibaculum sp. SZ-18:
- a CDS encoding bifunctional metallophosphatase/5'-nucleotidase: MDRRKFLKQTTAASAFTALGGLTLPSFTTKKQTKITILHTNDTHSHIDPFEGSHYKYANQGGVARRASVVTEIRKNNPNTLLLDAGDIFQGTPYFNYFGGELEFKLMSMMKYDAATIGNHDFDNSIDGLYKQLPHAKFSFLSANYDFKNTVLDTHVKPYEIFVRDGIKIGVFGLGVELTGLVDPKMFKETTYLDPVEIAQDMSRVLKEEKQCDLVICLSHLGYYYKRNPEKISDLNLAKSTKNIDLIIGGHTHTFLPKPTLVKNLNNENVLVNQVGAYGVNLGRIDFYFDADKNKSSDGKVIIV; this comes from the coding sequence ATGGATAGAAGAAAATTTTTAAAACAAACTACTGCTGCTTCTGCATTCACTGCTCTAGGAGGATTAACTCTACCTAGTTTCACGACTAAAAAGCAAACGAAAATCACCATTTTACATACAAACGACACACATAGTCACATTGACCCTTTTGAGGGCTCTCATTACAAATACGCAAATCAAGGTGGTGTAGCTCGAAGAGCTTCCGTTGTAACTGAAATTAGAAAAAACAACCCGAATACTTTACTACTAGATGCTGGAGATATTTTTCAGGGAACACCATATTTCAATTATTTCGGTGGTGAATTAGAGTTCAAGTTGATGAGTATGATGAAATATGATGCGGCAACAATCGGAAATCATGATTTTGATAATAGTATCGATGGATTATACAAACAATTACCTCACGCGAAGTTTAGTTTTTTATCTGCGAATTACGACTTTAAAAACACTGTTTTAGACACTCACGTAAAACCTTACGAAATTTTTGTTCGTGATGGAATTAAAATTGGTGTTTTTGGTTTAGGAGTGGAGTTAACTGGCTTAGTTGACCCAAAAATGTTTAAAGAAACTACTTATTTAGATCCAGTTGAAATTGCTCAAGATATGAGTAGAGTTTTAAAGGAAGAAAAGCAATGTGATTTAGTTATTTGTTTATCTCACTTAGGTTATTATTACAAAAGAAACCCAGAAAAAATTTCAGACTTAAATTTAGCTAAATCAACAAAAAATATTGATTTAATTATTGGAGGACATACGCATACATTTTTACCAAAACCAACTTTAGTAAAGAATCTCAATAATGAAAATGTATTGGTGAATCAGGTAGGTGCTTACGGTGTAAATCTTGGTAGAATTGATTTCTATTTTGATGCTGACAAAAATAAATCTTCAGATGGAAAAGTGATTATAGTGTAA
- a CDS encoding 5'-nucleotidase C-terminal domain-containing protein, producing the protein MKKILFSFCLLFLFNCEEAKKSLVKITAKSIKVDSTLSPDNSIENIIAPFRDKMETSINTVITYTKKDLVRTDGELESSLGNLMADLSFERANPIFNKKTNKNIDFAMFNYGGIRAGIPAGEVTNKHAFELMPFENSLVVVELKPEKIKELVTYLIKNNKAHPLSKQIKLSVKNENYSLSINGDSFDNSRNYFVLTSDYLQSGGDKMDFFKNPVTLHKLDYKVRNAIIDYFKSKDTLISNLNERFKKQ; encoded by the coding sequence ATGAAAAAAATACTTTTTTCTTTTTGCCTACTTTTCCTTTTCAACTGTGAAGAAGCGAAAAAGTCATTGGTAAAAATTACAGCGAAATCAATTAAAGTTGATTCTACTTTATCCCCAGATAATAGTATTGAAAATATAATTGCTCCTTTTAGAGATAAAATGGAAACGTCTATTAACACCGTAATTACTTATACTAAAAAAGACTTAGTTAGAACCGATGGTGAATTAGAAAGTAGTTTAGGAAATCTAATGGCAGACTTGTCCTTCGAAAGAGCAAATCCTATTTTCAATAAAAAAACAAATAAAAACATAGATTTTGCAATGTTTAATTACGGAGGAATTCGTGCCGGAATTCCTGCGGGTGAAGTAACGAATAAACATGCTTTTGAGTTAATGCCTTTTGAAAATAGTTTAGTTGTTGTTGAACTTAAACCAGAAAAAATAAAAGAATTAGTGACCTATCTGATTAAAAATAATAAAGCTCATCCTTTATCAAAACAAATAAAGCTTAGTGTAAAAAACGAAAATTATTCATTATCAATAAATGGTGATTCTTTTGATAACAGCCGTAATTATTTCGTTTTAACTTCGGACTATTTACAAAGTGGTGGTGATAAAATGGATTTCTTTAAAAATCCAGTGACCTTGCACAAACTCGATTATAAAGTTAGAAATGCAATTATCGATTATTTTAAGAGTAAAGATACATTAATAAGTAATTTAAACGAACGATTTAAAAAACAGTAA
- the dapA gene encoding 4-hydroxy-tetrahydrodipicolinate synthase, with product MQKFKGTGVALVTPFLENGSIDFDGLERLVNYQIDNGINYLVVLGTTGEPATLTREEKEAVKTKIVEVNNGRLPLVLGIGGNNTAAVVEEIKTTDLSSFDAILSVSPYYNKPTQEGIYQHFKVVAESTDKPIILYNVPGRTSSNMSPEVVVRLAKDFDNVIAVKEAKGDMVQAMKIIQHAPKDFLVISGDDMIALPMVLAGGAGVISVIAQGLPEKFSKLIQLGLQGKPYEAYEFHYKVADSIDLIFDEGNPAGIKSMLQKLGICEDEVRLPLVKASEELQTQISDFIDHQ from the coding sequence ATGCAAAAATTTAAAGGGACAGGAGTTGCATTGGTAACTCCTTTTTTGGAAAATGGTTCTATTGATTTTGATGGATTAGAGAGATTAGTAAATTATCAAATTGATAATGGTATAAATTATTTAGTTGTGTTAGGAACCACAGGAGAGCCAGCAACTTTAACTAGAGAAGAGAAAGAAGCTGTAAAGACAAAAATAGTTGAAGTGAATAACGGTAGATTACCATTAGTGTTAGGTATTGGAGGGAATAATACAGCTGCTGTTGTTGAAGAGATTAAAACTACAGATTTGTCAAGTTTTGATGCTATTCTTTCAGTTTCTCCGTATTATAATAAACCAACTCAAGAAGGAATTTATCAGCATTTTAAGGTTGTGGCAGAGTCAACCGATAAACCGATCATATTATACAATGTACCAGGTAGAACATCTTCAAATATGTCACCTGAGGTAGTTGTTCGTTTAGCAAAAGATTTCGATAACGTTATTGCAGTGAAAGAGGCAAAAGGTGATATGGTACAAGCAATGAAAATAATTCAGCATGCTCCAAAAGACTTTTTAGTCATATCAGGGGATGATATGATCGCTCTTCCAATGGTTTTAGCAGGTGGAGCAGGAGTAATAAGTGTAATTGCACAAGGTTTACCTGAAAAGTTCTCTAAGCTAATACAACTTGGTTTACAAGGAAAGCCTTACGAGGCTTATGAGTTTCATTACAAAGTTGCTGATAGTATTGATTTGATTTTTGATGAAGGAAATCCTGCAGGAATAAAATCTATGCTGCAAAAGTTAGGGATTTGTGAAGATGAGGTAAGATTACCATTAGTGAAGGCTTCGGAAGAATTACAAACACAAATTTCAGATTTTATTGACCATCAGTAA
- a CDS encoding ferritin: protein MLSEKIESALNKQVQIEAQSSQVYLAMASWAEVQGFEGVSQFMYAHSDEERMHMLKLVKFINERGGHAMVPALEAPSPKFGSFKDMFQNLFDHEVMVSKSINDLVHVTLQERDYATHNFLQWYVAEQIEEEALARTILDKINLIGDDKGGLYLFDNDVKQLVGQENAPQ, encoded by the coding sequence ATGTTATCAGAAAAAATAGAGTCTGCTTTAAACAAACAAGTACAAATAGAAGCACAATCATCACAAGTATATTTGGCAATGGCGTCATGGGCTGAAGTTCAGGGTTTTGAGGGAGTGTCACAGTTTATGTATGCGCACTCAGATGAAGAACGTATGCACATGTTGAAGTTAGTAAAGTTTATAAATGAAAGAGGTGGGCATGCTATGGTTCCTGCTTTAGAAGCTCCATCACCTAAGTTTGGTTCTTTTAAAGACATGTTTCAAAATTTATTTGATCACGAAGTAATGGTTTCCAAGTCAATTAATGATTTAGTACATGTTACATTGCAAGAAAGAGATTACGCGACACATAACTTTTTACAGTGGTATGTTGCTGAGCAAATTGAAGAAGAAGCTTTAGCTCGAACAATTTTGGATAAGATTAATTTAATTGGAGATGATAAAGGAGGATTATACTTGTTTGATAATGATGTCAAGCAACTGGTAGGTCAAGAAAATGCTCCGCAATAA
- a CDS encoding outer membrane protein assembly factor BamD: MNRNIYFVLTLLVLASCGEYQKVLNKGTIEEQYKMAVKMYEAKKYSKALRLFEKVTPAYRNKPQMERIQYMVANSNFNEKNYSIAGYYFNRFSQNYPKSSKKEEADFLSALSYYKAAPVYSKDPTDTNKAIESFQSFIDAYPDSPRLSEANKYYNELQYKLETKAFEIAKGYYRTAQTDPRNYRAAITAFDNLLTDYLGTRYKEEALYLRFKAAHDLAVKSKVRRKEERIKNALKAYEKLKRNFPETKYGKETEGMVSTLNTEQDKLKQLIVNSKS; this comes from the coding sequence ATGAATAGAAATATATATTTCGTTTTAACTTTACTTGTACTTGCTTCTTGTGGAGAGTACCAAAAAGTATTGAACAAAGGTACAATCGAAGAGCAGTATAAGATGGCTGTGAAAATGTACGAAGCGAAGAAGTATAGTAAAGCATTACGCTTATTTGAAAAAGTTACTCCAGCATACCGTAATAAACCTCAAATGGAAAGGATACAGTATATGGTAGCTAATTCAAACTTTAATGAAAAGAATTACAGTATAGCAGGATACTATTTTAATCGTTTTTCTCAAAACTATCCAAAAAGTAGTAAAAAAGAGGAAGCTGACTTTTTATCTGCACTAAGTTATTATAAGGCTGCACCAGTTTACAGTAAGGATCCCACAGATACAAACAAAGCCATTGAATCTTTTCAATCTTTCATTGATGCGTATCCTGATTCTCCTCGTTTAAGTGAAGCGAATAAATACTATAACGAGTTGCAGTATAAATTAGAAACCAAAGCCTTTGAGATAGCAAAAGGTTATTACAGAACTGCACAAACAGATCCAAGAAATTATAGAGCGGCAATAACAGCTTTCGATAATTTATTGACGGATTATTTAGGTACTCGTTACAAAGAGGAAGCTTTGTATTTACGATTCAAGGCAGCACACGATTTAGCTGTGAAAAGTAAAGTAAGAAGAAAAGAAGAACGTATTAAAAATGCTTTAAAAGCATACGAAAAATTAAAACGTAATTTTCCAGAAACGAAGTACGGAAAGGAAACTGAAGGAATGGTTTCTACTCTTAATACAGAGCAAGATAAATTAAAGCAATTAATAGTTAATAGTAAAAGTTAA
- a CDS encoding DNA-directed RNA polymerase subunit omega: MNYKETKAAATTVTYDREAIEASTNNIYEAISIIAKRATQINSDLKKELVDKLDEFATYNDSLEEVFENKEQIEVSKFYERLPKPTAIAVEEWLNERVYHRSPDNK; this comes from the coding sequence ATGAATTATAAAGAAACGAAAGCAGCTGCTACAACGGTAACTTATGATAGAGAAGCCATAGAAGCATCGACTAATAACATTTACGAAGCGATTTCTATTATAGCAAAGAGAGCAACTCAAATCAATTCTGATTTAAAAAAAGAACTAGTTGATAAGCTTGATGAATTTGCTACCTATAACGATAGTTTAGAAGAAGTTTTCGAAAATAAAGAACAAATTGAAGTTTCTAAATTTTATGAGCGTTTACCAAAGCCAACGGCAATCGCTGTTGAGGAATGGTTAAACGAAAGAGTTTATCATAGGTCTCCAGACAATAAGTAA
- the coaBC gene encoding bifunctional phosphopantothenoylcysteine decarboxylase/phosphopantothenate--cysteine ligase CoaBC: protein MSVLQGKKVLLGITAGIAAYKTASLVRLFIKSGAEVKVIMTPASKDFITPLTLSTLSKNPVLSAFYDQEDENELWNNHVELGLWADFMLIAPATANTLSKMTNGVCDNLLLATYLSSKCPVYFAPAMDLDMYKHQSTKNSLESLQSFGNIMIPATSGELASGLVGEGRMEEPEDIISFIERDMLSKLPLKGKKLLLTAGPTFEAIDPVRFIGNHSSGKMGFEIAKVAANLGAEVFLISGPSHQSVNHSLIHRIDVTSAEQMYDACYEYYNDVDIAILSAAVSDYRPKNIADQKIKKKDASLVIELEPTKDILKSLGKVKKNQFLVGFALETNDEVSNAKKKIESKNLDIIVLNSLRDKGAGFAGDTNKITIIDSDFNETVYTLKSKSDVAVDIINEIIKRINA from the coding sequence ATGTCTGTACTTCAAGGAAAAAAAGTACTACTAGGTATTACAGCTGGTATTGCGGCTTATAAAACGGCTAGTTTAGTACGTTTATTTATAAAATCAGGCGCAGAAGTCAAAGTAATTATGACTCCTGCGTCTAAAGATTTTATAACACCTCTAACACTTTCTACACTCTCAAAAAATCCTGTTCTTTCTGCTTTTTATGATCAAGAGGATGAAAATGAACTTTGGAATAATCATGTTGAATTAGGTCTTTGGGCAGATTTCATGTTAATTGCCCCAGCTACAGCGAATACGTTATCTAAAATGACAAATGGTGTTTGTGATAACTTATTGTTAGCAACCTATTTGTCATCGAAATGTCCTGTTTATTTTGCTCCTGCTATGGATTTGGACATGTATAAACATCAGTCAACGAAAAACAGTTTAGAAAGTTTACAAAGTTTTGGTAATATCATGATTCCTGCAACCTCTGGGGAATTAGCTAGTGGATTAGTCGGTGAGGGAAGAATGGAGGAACCTGAGGATATTATTAGTTTTATTGAAAGAGATATGCTTTCAAAATTACCATTGAAAGGGAAGAAACTATTATTAACAGCTGGTCCTACTTTTGAAGCAATTGATCCTGTCCGTTTTATCGGTAATCATTCTTCTGGTAAAATGGGATTTGAAATAGCAAAGGTTGCTGCAAATTTGGGAGCAGAAGTATTTTTGATTTCAGGACCATCTCATCAAAGTGTAAATCATTCTTTAATTCACAGAATTGATGTAACTTCTGCGGAACAAATGTATGATGCCTGTTATGAATATTATAATGATGTTGATATTGCAATACTATCAGCAGCCGTTTCTGATTATAGACCAAAAAATATTGCAGATCAGAAAATAAAAAAGAAAGATGCTTCGTTAGTTATAGAATTAGAGCCAACTAAAGATATTTTAAAATCTTTAGGGAAGGTAAAAAAGAATCAATTTCTAGTCGGTTTTGCTCTAGAAACAAATGATGAAGTTTCTAACGCTAAAAAGAAAATTGAAAGTAAAAATCTAGACATTATTGTTCTTAATTCTTTAAGAGATAAAGGAGCTGGTTTTGCAGGAGATACAAATAAAATCACTATTATTGATTCGGATTTTAATGAAACAGTGTATACTTTGAAATCAAAAAGCGATGTAGCTGTGGATATTATTAATGAAATAATTAAAAGAATCAATGCGTAA
- a CDS encoding type IX secretion system protein PorD: MRKLAFFIFVLLGSMQISIAQEELNAVVVVNADRVQSTNKQVYTTLEQSITEFINQTRWTNKKVLPQERINCAFTIIINEQNGNNFTGSIQVQSARPVYNASYETTLLNINDTNFSFQYNEFEPLIFNPNSFDSNLVSVIVFYVYTILGVDADTFALKGGDNYLKQAQNVMLQAQQSGDAAWQNDVGEQNRFTLIDNLLSSKFSVLRTIYYNYHRKGMDTFTEKEAQAKKVIADSLIELEKLFNITVGNYMIRIFLDAKSDEVVNIFSNGKSSGSELKLKETLERIAPTQNSKWKEIKL; the protein is encoded by the coding sequence ATGCGTAAATTAGCCTTTTTTATTTTTGTTTTACTTGGATCCATGCAAATTAGTATTGCTCAGGAAGAGTTGAATGCTGTTGTAGTTGTTAATGCAGATAGAGTTCAAAGCACAAACAAACAGGTTTATACTACTTTGGAACAATCAATAACAGAATTCATCAATCAAACTAGATGGACCAATAAGAAAGTACTTCCACAAGAGAGAATAAATTGTGCTTTTACGATTATTATAAATGAACAAAATGGGAATAATTTCACAGGAAGTATTCAAGTACAATCGGCAAGACCAGTTTATAATGCTTCTTATGAAACTACGTTATTAAATATTAATGACACAAATTTTAGTTTTCAGTACAACGAGTTTGAACCATTAATTTTTAATCCAAACAGTTTTGATTCTAATTTAGTTTCAGTAATTGTATTTTATGTATATACAATCTTAGGAGTGGATGCTGATACTTTTGCTTTAAAAGGTGGTGATAACTATTTGAAACAAGCTCAAAATGTAATGCTTCAAGCTCAACAAAGTGGTGATGCGGCATGGCAGAATGATGTTGGTGAACAAAATAGATTTACGTTGATAGACAACTTGTTATCTTCTAAGTTTAGTGTTTTAAGAACCATTTATTACAATTACCATCGTAAAGGAATGGATACTTTTACAGAGAAAGAAGCTCAAGCAAAGAAAGTCATTGCTGATAGTTTGATAGAATTAGAGAAGCTTTTTAATATTACAGTAGGTAATTATATGATTCGTATTTTCCTAGATGCCAAATCCGATGAAGTTGTTAATATTTTTTCGAACGGAAAATCTTCTGGTAGCGAATTAAAATTAAAAGAAACCTTAGAACGCATTGCACCTACGCAAAACAGTAAGTGGAAAGAAATTAAGCTATAG
- the recN gene encoding DNA repair protein RecN, translating to MLHHLSIQNYALIDELSIDFSDGLSIITGETGSGKSILLGALGLVLGNRADLGSLKNNDSKCIIEAEFDLTAYVLQDFFEANDLDYEDKTIIRREILPSGKSRAFVNDTPVNLSSLSELKSKLVDIHSQHQTLQISDALFQFSVIDALAKNDKRVASYKRGLKKYNKLLKELRLLKENQENEKQQYEYNLHLFKELEEANFKENEQEVLEGKLDVLNNVEDIKTSLSEALQITTNEEVGAQNLLYSLENTLHKVSAFSKDYQELYNRVASIKIELDDVVVELERSNETVDFNPNELEIVNERLQLIYSLQKKHQISSLKELSTIHQELADKVSGVENASDIINKKQQEVDDVAKKLDEVALLISNQRNKAVPKLKKELEFLLSELGMPNARFSIAVNPSEQYFNNGKDELAFLFSANKGGNFGELKKVASGGELSRIMLSIKKILSENIKLPTIIFDEIDTGVSGEVSNKIANIMQQMSQYMQVIAITHLPQIASKGKSHYKVFKEDKNGKTASNLKLLSTDERIIEIAEMLSGKDFSESALTHAKELLN from the coding sequence TTGTTACATCATTTATCAATACAAAATTACGCCTTAATAGATGAATTATCTATCGATTTTTCTGATGGATTGTCTATAATTACTGGAGAAACAGGCTCGGGAAAGTCAATTCTTTTAGGAGCTTTAGGATTAGTTCTGGGTAATAGAGCAGATCTAGGCTCTTTAAAGAATAACGATTCAAAATGTATAATTGAAGCCGAATTTGATTTAACGGCATACGTACTTCAAGATTTTTTTGAAGCAAATGATTTGGATTATGAAGATAAAACAATCATTAGAAGAGAAATTTTACCTTCTGGTAAATCAAGGGCATTCGTAAATGATACTCCTGTAAATTTAAGTTCATTAAGTGAGTTAAAATCGAAATTAGTAGATATTCATTCGCAACATCAAACATTACAAATTTCGGATGCGTTGTTTCAGTTTTCTGTTATTGATGCTTTAGCAAAAAATGATAAAAGAGTGGCCTCATATAAAAGAGGATTGAAGAAATACAATAAACTTTTAAAGGAACTACGTTTATTAAAAGAAAATCAGGAGAATGAGAAACAGCAATACGAATACAATTTACATTTATTCAAAGAGTTAGAGGAGGCTAATTTTAAAGAGAATGAACAAGAAGTTTTAGAAGGAAAGCTAGATGTTTTAAATAATGTGGAGGATATAAAAACTAGTTTATCGGAAGCATTGCAAATAACGACTAATGAAGAAGTTGGAGCTCAAAATTTATTGTATTCTCTTGAAAATACTTTACACAAGGTAAGTGCATTTTCGAAAGATTATCAAGAATTGTATAATCGTGTTGCAAGCATTAAAATAGAATTAGATGATGTTGTTGTTGAGCTCGAACGCTCTAACGAAACGGTTGATTTCAATCCGAATGAATTAGAGATTGTTAACGAACGATTGCAATTAATTTATTCTTTACAAAAAAAGCACCAGATTTCTTCGTTGAAAGAATTATCAACAATTCATCAAGAATTAGCGGACAAAGTAAGCGGTGTAGAAAATGCTTCTGACATTATTAATAAAAAGCAACAAGAAGTAGATGATGTTGCTAAAAAATTAGATGAAGTTGCATTATTAATCTCAAATCAGAGAAATAAGGCAGTTCCTAAATTAAAGAAAGAATTAGAGTTTTTATTGTCAGAATTAGGAATGCCAAATGCTCGCTTTTCTATTGCAGTAAATCCTTCAGAACAATATTTTAACAACGGTAAGGACGAATTGGCATTTTTATTTTCAGCAAATAAAGGAGGGAATTTTGGAGAGCTGAAAAAAGTTGCCTCTGGAGGTGAATTATCCAGAATTATGCTTTCTATCAAGAAAATTCTATCAGAAAATATAAAACTGCCAACCATTATTTTTGATGAAATAGACACTGGAGTTTCCGGTGAAGTTTCTAATAAAATAGCTAACATAATGCAACAAATGAGTCAATATATGCAGGTAATAGCGATTACGCATTTACCTCAAATAGCCTCAAAAGGAAAATCTCATTACAAAGTATTTAAAGAAGATAAAAACGGTAAAACCGCATCTAATTTAAAATTACTTTCAACAGATGAGAGAATAATTGAAATTGCTGAAATGTTGAGTGGAAAGGATTTTTCAGAAAGTGCATTAACACATGCGAAAGAACTATTAAATTAA
- a CDS encoding tetratricopeptide repeat protein has protein sequence MSDNRAEDLFFEADQMIEENQIVEAKERLYDLLEEFPDYGRAHNHLGWLYNLKFNNYPKAKKHLELAIKFAPDYHAAYSNYAYLLIDMNLNDEMITFGNKVINSSVVDKSTIYNKMGQAFELKKDLKSAHKYYKLAIQETLNNKTLDSIYASVNRVKRKMSLIQRLRLINQ, from the coding sequence ATGAGTGATAACAGAGCGGAGGATTTATTTTTTGAAGCAGATCAAATGATTGAGGAAAACCAAATAGTTGAGGCTAAAGAAAGATTATATGATTTATTGGAAGAGTTTCCTGATTATGGAAGAGCTCACAATCATTTAGGATGGTTATATAATTTGAAGTTTAATAATTATCCAAAAGCAAAAAAACATTTAGAATTAGCCATTAAGTTCGCGCCAGATTATCATGCGGCTTATAGTAATTATGCATATTTATTAATTGATATGAATCTTAATGATGAAATGATTACATTTGGCAACAAGGTCATAAATAGTTCTGTTGTAGATAAATCAACAATTTATAACAAAATGGGACAAGCTTTTGAATTAAAGAAAGATTTAAAGAGTGCTCATAAATATTATAAATTGGCGATTCAAGAAACACTAAACAACAAAACTTTAGACTCGATATATGCGTCTGTTAATAGGGTAAAAAGAAAAATGAGCCTAATACAGCGCTTGAGATTAATTAACCAATAG
- a CDS encoding enoyl-ACP reductase FabI gives MYNLLKGKKGIIFGALDQNSIAWKVAERAHEEGAEFVLTNAPIALRMGQLNELAEKTGSQVIPADATSMEDLTNLVEKSMEILGGKLDFVLHSIGMSVNVRKGKHYTDPKYDFTTKGWDVSAVSFHKTMNVLYNKQAMNDWGSIVALTYMAAQRVFPDYNDMADNKAYLESIARSFGYFFGRDHKVRVNTISQSPTPTTAGQGVKGFDGFISYAEKMSPLGNATALECADYTISLFSDLTKKVTLQNLFHDGGFSNMGVSDAVMERFIEE, from the coding sequence ATGTATAACTTATTAAAAGGTAAGAAAGGAATTATTTTCGGAGCCTTAGATCAAAATTCAATCGCTTGGAAAGTTGCAGAAAGAGCTCATGAAGAAGGAGCAGAGTTTGTATTAACTAATGCACCAATAGCTCTTAGAATGGGGCAATTAAATGAATTAGCTGAGAAAACTGGATCGCAAGTGATTCCTGCTGATGCTACATCTATGGAAGATTTAACTAATTTAGTTGAAAAATCTATGGAAATTTTAGGAGGTAAATTAGACTTTGTTTTACACTCAATAGGAATGTCTGTAAATGTTCGTAAGGGTAAACATTATACAGATCCTAAATACGATTTCACAACAAAAGGTTGGGATGTTTCGGCTGTATCGTTTCACAAAACAATGAATGTTTTATACAACAAACAAGCAATGAATGATTGGGGAAGTATTGTAGCTTTAACTTATATGGCAGCGCAAAGAGTTTTCCCAGATTATAATGATATGGCTGATAACAAAGCATATTTAGAATCTATTGCTCGAAGTTTTGGTTATTTCTTCGGAAGAGATCACAAAGTTCGTGTAAATACAATTTCTCAGTCACCAACACCAACGACAGCTGGTCAAGGAGTTAAAGGATTTGACGGATTTATTAGTTACGCAGAAAAAATGTCTCCATTAGGAAACGCTACAGCCTTGGAATGTGCAGATTACACTATTTCACTATTTTCTGACTTGACTAAAAAAGTAACATTGCAAAATTTATTTCATGATGGAGGGTTCTCAAACATGGGAGTTAGTGATGCAGTAATGGAACGGTTTATTGAAGAATAA
- a CDS encoding DUF3050 domain-containing protein — protein MSSISYIEEELEDLRIELREHKLYASLQNLDDVKIFMESHVFAVWDFMSLLKALQRELTCVSLPWFPKVNTKTARFINEIVLAEETDVNELGEPRSHFEMYVDAMKQIGASTSPIANFISEVYDGTFIEEALQKSDINEAVKDFISFTFEVIKTHEAHLIASVFTFGREDLIPDMFLEIVKNTEEESNVHYSKLTYYLKRHIELDGDDHGPLSLEMMEELCGEDQQKWEDVLFYAKKALKMRIHLWNGITQEINESTLV, from the coding sequence ATGAGTAGTATTTCTTACATAGAAGAGGAGTTAGAAGATTTAAGAATAGAGTTAAGAGAACATAAGTTATATGCATCACTTCAAAATTTAGATGACGTAAAAATATTTATGGAGTCTCACGTTTTTGCAGTTTGGGATTTCATGTCTCTTTTGAAAGCATTGCAAAGAGAACTGACATGTGTTAGTTTACCATGGTTTCCTAAAGTAAATACAAAAACTGCTCGATTTATAAATGAAATTGTTTTAGCAGAGGAAACTGATGTAAATGAATTAGGAGAGCCAAGAAGTCACTTCGAAATGTATGTTGATGCAATGAAGCAGATTGGTGCAAGTACTTCACCAATAGCTAATTTTATTTCTGAAGTTTATGATGGAACATTTATAGAAGAAGCTCTTCAAAAAAGTGATATAAATGAGGCTGTTAAAGATTTTATTTCTTTTACTTTTGAAGTAATTAAAACACATGAAGCTCATTTAATAGCATCAGTTTTTACCTTCGGTCGTGAAGATTTAATTCCTGATATGTTCTTGGAAATTGTAAAGAATACAGAAGAAGAGAGTAATGTTCATTACAGTAAGTTAACTTATTATTTAAAAAGGCATATTGAACTAGATGGAGATGATCATGGTCCATTATCATTGGAAATGATGGAAGAATTATGTGGAGAAGATCAACAGAAGTGGGAAGATGTGTTATTTTATGCTAAAAAAGCACTTAAAATGAGAATTCACCTTTGGAATGGAATTACTCAGGAAATAAATGAGTCTACATTGGTATAA